A window of the Fusarium poae strain DAOMC 252244 chromosome 3, whole genome shotgun sequence genome harbors these coding sequences:
- a CDS encoding hypothetical protein (TransMembrane:1 (i5-26o)), with amino-acid sequence MAQRLLFRVLIGFVSMAVAIIAWFGASPFKAFSSTLQRVGVDWYNAQKTIPPAASTTKAPVYFFSHGGPDVQYNTKHPVYPVLQRIGKEITHQVKPKAVVVFSAHWMGEEHSIHVNNVVDTDLIYDFYGFPDHFYKAEYPNKGSPELASKIMVMLSEAGIQSYGMKRGLDHGVFSGFHVAFNPEANPLNVPLVQVSLFKSEDPHAHYALGRAVSALRNEGIVIIGAGMSVHNLQDMHHMFEGNTEPLPYVASFDNALKEAVEANPDAREEKMAAVCKRGDAKQAHPFMDHLMPAFIAAGAAGEDMGKQIWTLHEGSFGWSQFRFGDATSPQTAL; translated from the exons ATGGCTCAACGTTTACTATTCCGAGTATTGATCGGCTTTGTTTCTATGGCTGTAGCCATAATTGCTTGGTTCGGTGCATCGCCGTTTAAAGCTTTCTCGTCGACATTGCAGAGGGTCGGAGTCGATTGGTACAACGCACAAAAGACGATCCCGCCAGCtgcttcaacaacaaaagcCCCTGTCTATTTCTTTAGCCATGGCGGT CCGGATGTTCAATACAACACAAAGCATCCTGTATATCCGGTCCTTCAACGGATTGGCAAAGAAATCACACATCAAGTCAAACCAAAAGCTGTCGTCGTTTTCTCGGCACATTGGATGGGAGAAGAGCACAGTATCCATGTCAACAATGTAGTTGACACTGACTTAATCTATGA TTTCTATGGCTTCCCTGATCATTTTTACAAGGCTGAATATCCGAACAAAGGAAGCCCTGAGCTTGCGAGCAAGATCATGGTGATGCTTTCAGAAGCCGGAATCCAGTCCTATGGAATGAAACGTGGCTTAGACCATGGCGTGTTTTCTGGCTTTCACGTTG CTTTCAACCCTGAAGCGAATCCTCTAAACGTTCCGCTGGTCCAGGTCTCTTTATTCAAGAGCGAAGATCCTCATGCTCATTATGCCCTTGGCCGCGCCGTTTCTGCACTTCGGAACGAGGGAATCGTCATAATCGGTGCTGGGATGTCAGTGCACAACTTGCAAGACATGCACCACATGTTTGAGGGTAACACAGAACCGCTCCCATACGTTGCGAGTTTCGACAACGCCCTCAAGGAGGCCGTGGAGGCCAACCCTGATGCCCGTGAAGAAAAGATGGCCGCGGTATGTAAGAGAGGAGATGCAAAGCAAGCACATCCTTTTATGGACCACCTCATGCCTGCCTTTATTGCTGCAGGCGCGGCTGGTGAGGATATGGGAAAACAAATTTGGACATTGCATGAAGGTAGTTTCGGTTGGTCGCAGTTCCGTTTCGGTGATGCCACTTCACCTCAGACTGCGCTTTAA
- a CDS encoding hypothetical protein (BUSCO:28249at5125): protein MAPLILHNVPDDECYVGDDGIKRPYAMYFNQQDAPQGTTRSRRSAAESGSFGKSTRRSRSRTGTPARSRENPTLAAADKLFGDWVSNQAAAPAQTVQRKSSGMMQEETAAQRPVTSTPVELILRGYRSYTQQYAAISHYESLAGAILEDYPREPPASQRRYKSELRDPAFTRRRNLTADERALVNRADGGDHWVKVTFESREAAEAATFASPQRILGHLVYAEPYRGIPPAKDEACPDIEVVPDHPRSQSMPTVPTANGRKNFSGPTSFNSRLLDLSPPHSQTSSLTMDTGTISNSHASSATITEPPPLLKATTSTIEPMEIRGEDSIFCRRIPTARRATILPAEQALLPQQTMMQRVINAIPFIKWFGGSMIGNEVPRTETGEFDWSKASLYWKLIWWLDAWIGLFGGDVLNADKDD from the exons atggctcctCTTATCCTTCACAACGTCCCAGACGATGAGTGCTATGTCGGTGACGACGGCATCAAGCGACCTTACGCCATGTATTTCAACCA ACAAGATGCCCCTCAAGGAACTACACGATCACGTCGCAGCGCCGCCGAGTCTGGTTCGTTTGGTAAATCGACCCGTCGTTCGCGATCGCGTACCGGAACACCAGCTCGCAGCCGCGAGAATCCCACGCTAGCTGCTGCAGATAAGCTTTTTGGCGATTGGGTATCGAACCAAGCGGCCGCACCTGCTCAGACCGTCCAGCGTAAGAGCAGCGGTATGATGCAGGAAGAGACTGCCGCCCAACGACCTGTTACTTCTACGCCCGTCGAGCTAATCCTCCGTGGCTACCGATCGTACACGCAACAGTACGCTGCCATCTCCCATTACGAGTCACTTGCGGGCGCGATTTTGGAGGATTATCCCCGCGAACCTCCTGCCAGCCAACGCCGATACAAGTCCGAATTACGCGATCCTGCATTCACGCGACGCCGTAACCTCACAGCCGACGAACGAGCCTTGGTGAACCGCGCCGATGGTGGAGATCATTGGGTCAAGGTTACCTTTGAGAGCAGAGAAGCTGCCGAAGCCGCAACCTTTGCCAGCCCTCAAAGGATTCTGGGACATCTTGTGTACGCTGAGCCGTACCGAGGAATTCCTCCCGCCAAGGACGAGGCCTGCCCCGATATTGAGGTTGTCCCTGATCACCCCCGATCACAGAGCATGCCGACAGTTCCTACCGCGAATGGTCGCAAGAACTTCAGCGGGCCAACATCGTTTAACAGCCGTCTCCTCGACCTCTCTCCGCCTCATTCACAAACCTCCAGCCTGACCATGGACACTGGAACTATCAGTAACTCGCATGCCTCTTCCGCTACGATCACTGAGCCTCCCCCTCTCCTTAAAGCCACCACATCGACCATTGAGCCCATGGAGATTCGTGGCGAGGACAGTATTTTCTGTCGTCGCATCCCGACCGCCCGCCGAGCTACCATTCTTCCTGCCGAGCAAGCCCTTCTCCCTCAGCAAACCATGATGCAGCGAGTGATTAATGCCATTCCTTTCATTAAATGGTTTGGTGGCAGCATGATCGGTAACGAGGTGCCGCGAACCGAGACAGGTGAATTCGATTGGAGCAAGGCAAGCTTGTACTGGAAGCTCATCTGGTGGCTTGATGCTTGGATTGGACTGTTTGGGGGTGATGTGCTCAACGCTGATAAGGATGATTAG
- a CDS encoding hypothetical protein (BUSCO:38271at5125) encodes MTSEASRPVSPTPSQLPPVPGSPVYSLASTTNPLSQFNLPLPPPPRSSHAVLTKADLENSQQAYSDLVASAKSYRLALAALSTAASTFGSALEACARLKEARAEPIGPSGSTNMTASFSTKGSCTADMLMSASGVHHLVANHQQILSETVYRSFEVPLLHDLDKWQTVIDDEEETYKHSIKAQSREIKRLEKEGMKLHKQRRRDVGRFRAHLVDLTTKLDGLTTLHADHARTLLRESQETSGRIVDASCSLVRAEVDIFESLARKGWSGGGLDDLLEKGQDLFATEEDSANMGSGGGGDTPKLFSILPPKSILADTGSELSRSHARGDSLLMDTERYQSLAALASDMRPSGGGDTDSVFSTDFNKPRNARPFSPQPIRRIPTDVTYDSLVGRAEDLGNDDDELSRSELLLPVAESDSEVEEIQNSYRHNENCEPNIAVEQEEETRGRSVSPASGEKRPKSPGLITDASSAAAWSGDEDRSPT; translated from the coding sequence ATGACCTCCGAAGCCTCGCGTCCAGTGTCACCGACACCGTCACAACTACCACCCGTCCCTGGGTCGCCCGTCTATTCTCTTGCATCGACTACGAACCCTCTATCTCAGTTCAACCTACCACTCCCACCACCTCCCCGATCTTCACATGCTGTCCTCACAAAAGCCGACCTTGAAAACTCCCAGCAGGCTTACTCTGACCTCGTCGCTTCAGCAAAGTCATACCGTCTCGCTCTCGCTGCACTGTCAACTGCTGCGTCGACATTCGGCTCAGCGCTCGAAGCATGTGCCAGACTAAAAGAGGCTCGCGCTGAGCCTATTGGGCCTTCTGGATCGACCAACATGACGGCTAGCTTCTCGACTAAGGGCTCCTGCACCGCCGATATGCTCATGTCCGCTTCTGGAGTGCACCATCTCGTCGCAAACCATCAACAGATTCTCTCCGAGACAGTATACCGATCCTTCGAAGTGCCGCTTCTCCATGACCTGGACAAATGGCAGACCGTTattgacgatgaagaggagaCGTACAAACACAGTATCAAAGCTCAGAGCAGAGAGATCAAGCGGTTGGAGAAGGAGGGCATGAAGCTGCACAAACAGCGAAGACGAGACGTGGGACGATTTAGAGCACATTTGGTTGACTTGACTACGAAACTGGACGGTTTGACAACGTTACATGCCGATCATGCACGAACGCTGTTGAGAGAAAGTCAAGAGACAAGCGGAAGGATTGTCGACGCAAGCTGCAGCCTCGTACGCGCAGAGGTGGACATATTCGAAAGTCTCGCAAGAAAAGGGTGGAGCGGAGGCGGTTTAGACGACCTCCTGGAAAAGGGACAGGATTTATTTGCAACCGAGGAAGACAGCGCAAATATGGGCagtggtggtggcggcgaCACACCAAAACTCTTTTCAATCCTCCCACCCAAAAGCATACTTGCCGATACAGGATCAGAACTATCCAGGAGCCACGCTAGAGGTGACAGTCTCTTGATGGATACAGAACGCTACCAATCACTTGCTGCGTTGGCTTCCGATATGAGACCCAGTGGTGGCGGCGATACTGACAGCGTCTTCTCAACAGACTTTAACAAGCCGCGCAACGCAAGACCGTTCTCACCACAGCCTATTCGCCGGATACCAACAGATGTAACCTATGACTCGCTAGTTGGCCGAGCAGAAGATTTAGGgaacgacgatgatgaattAAGCCGATCCGAATTGCTTCTGCCTGTGGCTGAATCAGACAGTGAAGTAGAAGAGATACAAAATAGCTACAGACACAATGAAAATTGTGAACCGAACATTGCTGTCGAGCAAGAGGAGGAAACAAGAGGGCGATCCGTATCACCTGCTTCTGGGGAGAAAAGACCAAAGTCGCCAGGGCTAATTACAGACGCAAGCTCTGCAGCTGCGTGGAGCGGCGATGAAGACAGAAGTCCAACTTAA
- a CDS encoding hypothetical protein (MEROPS:MER0200434~BUSCO:42382at5125), with protein sequence MSSGRIAPLVFPAASRHTATVIFVHGLGDTGHGWASAVENWRRRQKLDEVKFILPHAPQIPISVNMGMRMPGWFDIKQLGGDVDSLIRNEDIEGIKLSQKYFHDLIQQEIDSGIATDRIVLGGFSQGGAMSLLAGLTCTSKLGGILGLSSWLLLSKTFADIVKPTDANRQTPVMMFHGEEDPIVPCERGKLSADLLKGLGYDVAWKTYPGMGHSAVPEELDEVEAFLRKQLPPKN encoded by the exons ATGTCTTCAGGAAGAATCGCCCCGCTCGTTTTTCCTGCGGCATCCCGGCACACAGCTACAGTCATCTTTGTTCACGGTCTCGGTGACACTGGCCATGGTTGGGCGAGCGCTGTTGAAAACTGGCGCCGGCGACAGAAGTTGGATGAGGTCAAGTTCATCCTGCCTCATGCACCTCAAATCCCCATCAGTGTA AACATGGGAATGAGAATGCCTGGATGGTTTGATATC AAACAACTTGGTGGAGACGTCGACTCTCTCATTCGTAACGAGGACATAGAAGGTATCAAGCTCAGCCAAAAGTACTTCCACGATCTCATTCAACAAGAGATTGACTCGGGAATTGCCACTGATCGCATCGTTCTCGGCGGCTTCTCCCAGGGTGGTGCTATGTCTCTCCTTGCTGGCCTCACCTGCACAAGCAAGCTGGGTGGCATCCTTGGCCTTTCCTCGTGGTTGCTTCTGTCCAAGACCTTTGCCGACATAGTCAAGCCTACAGATGCCAACCGCCAGACTCCTGTCATGATGTTTCACGGCGAAGAAGACCCTATCGTCCCTTGCGAGCGTGGAAAGCTGAGTGCCGACCTGCTCAAGGGACTTGGCTACGATGTTGCATGGAAGACTTACCC TGGTATGGGACATTCTGCTGTTCCTGAGGAGCTTGACGAGGTGGAAGCATTCTTGAGGAAGCAGTTGCCCCCTAAGAACTAG
- a CDS encoding hypothetical protein (BUSCO:21747at5125) — protein MSEELTLPPLPAVSWDEQSQTFSNNPRKRVRNAGSKHAPPSGFNNSSDPAIFSSDDDPALDNYVEGRRKKRYIGSWFQQHPTSSDSTFSEIHVPKQRRPWTRQADSGVFLGSDGNESEDMLEPVPENPKPRLPQLDRVVRRVSRAEQVARDKVRTCLETGEETVDFWSMGLEDVSNDTISPLSQFTCIPIVTKDVAFEQKDPELKIYMAQNRLTRVPGAIFDLTYLTILSLRHNKLTELPPGIGKLQHLKELNVSQNRLRHLPVELLDLFASNSKLDTLVVHPNPFWQPKQSLEQNEGKPDNVLFSHTESEPSSVPYLVSRVLGRSPSQLSDTMGRAISDFKFPTDHWKLILPVDKGEPEFSPSASVSSMTESQRLQGASRVPSLLETALRACYSTSQLSEMAVYIPEGLNHLRRLLERAQRQKEAGGLTCAHCRKMMVIPTVEWVEWREVRTCKKVDSSVLRVTPLSMAEGERTIPFIHRGCSWRCGPGELDKSSWSLPRGNLVPITDERNQQE, from the coding sequence ATGTCAGAAGAGTTGACTCTCCCTCCTCTCCCTGCTGTGTCTTGGGATGAGCAGTCCCAAACTTTCAGCAACAACCCTCGGAAACGCGTCCGCAATGCCGGCTCCAAGCACGCGCCTCCCTCGGGCTTCAACAAttcaagcgatcccgccatATTCTCTAGTGATGATGATCCCGCGTTGGACAACTATGTAGAAGGCAGGCGAAAGAAGAGATACATTGGTTCTTGGTTTCAACAGCACCCCACTTCTTCCGACTCGACCTTTAGTGAGATTCACGTTCCTAAGCAGAGGCGCCCATGGACGCGACAGGCAGACAGTGGTGTCTTCCTGGGCAGTGATGGTAATGAGAGCGAAGACATGCTCGAACCTGTCCCTGAAAACCCCAAACCCAGACTGCCCCAGCTTGATCGCGTGGTGCGCCGCGTCTCAAGGGCTGAGCAAGTTGCACGCGACAAGGTTCGCACCTGTCTTGAGACAGGCGAAGAGACAGTTGACTTTTGGTCGATGGGGCTGGAAGATGTCTCCAACGATACAATCAGTCCTTTGTCCCAGTTCACGTGCATTCCCATCGTCACCAAGGATGTAGCCTTTGAGCAAAAGGACCCGGAGCTCAAGATCTACATGGCCCAGAACCGGCTAACACGGGTTCCTGGTGCCATCTTTGACTTGACCTATCTCACTATTCTCAGTCTCCGCCACAACAAACTCACTGAGCTCCCTCCCGGCATCGGTAAACTACAGCATCTCAAGGAGCTCAATGTGTCACAAAACCGTTTGCGACATTTACCAGTTGAGTTGCTGGATCTATTTGCATCAAATAGCAAACTCGACACGCTTGTTGTTCATCCCAACCCATTCTGGCAACCAAAACAGAGCCTGGAACAGAACGAGGGAAAGCCCGATAATGTGCTCTTTTCTCACACAGAGTCAGAACCTTCTTCTGTACCATACTTGGTGAGTCGAGTGTTGGGCAGGTCTCCTTCGCAGCTCTCTGATACTATGGGACGGGCCATCTCAGACTTCAAGTTTCCGACAGACCACTGGAAACTCATCTTGCCTGTTGATAAGGGAGAACCCGAGTTTTCACCATCAGCATCCGTCTCATCCATGACAGAGTCGCAGCGTCTCCAAGGGGCAAGCCGCGTCCCGAGTCTTCTGGAGACAGCTCTCCGAGCCTGTTATTCTACTTCTCAGCTTTCGGAAATGGCGGTTTACATCCCCGAGGGTCTCAACCACCTTAGGAGGCTTCTGGAGCGAGCACAGCGGCAAAAGGAAGCCGGTGGGTTGACTTGTGCACATTGTCGGAAGATGATGGTTATTCCGACTGTCGAGTGGGTTGAGTGGCGAGAAGTTCGAACCTGTAAAAAGGTCGACTCATCTGTCCTGCGGGTGACACCGCTGAGTATGGCAGAGGGTGAGAGGACCATTCCGTTTATCCACCGAGGATGCTCATGGCGATGCGGGCCAGGAGAATTGGATAAGAGCAGTTGGAGTCTGCCTAGAGGGAATCTTGTTCCTATCACTGATGAGAGAAATCAGCAAGAATGA